Proteins encoded together in one Amblyomma americanum isolate KBUSLIRL-KWMA chromosome 1, ASM5285725v1, whole genome shotgun sequence window:
- the LOC144097038 gene encoding dnaJ homolog subfamily B member 2-like produces MPSTDYYSLLEVPRSATLDDIQSAYRRLALKWHPDKNPGNKDVAEFRFKEISEAYQVLSDPSKRKFYDLYGNGGTSGERPSTFTFLNPTQLFCKFFGSSDPFGELVRDVHAVSSGGGGYTGPTFTTNTFSSEQPNMAFPFSMNVEHLTLHAPVPIPWDTPLTDIFQLYRNNFSPPAAETVTEVTTVRNVDGKWVETCTINKDNTAATLCYEDGQLVSCTVEPLVDPHANDDVEDMQADQEEAAVPEIRLPKQLGPSDDEEGSSTAA; encoded by the coding sequence ATGCCAAGCACCGACTACTACAGCCTGCTGGAGGTACCGCGGAGTGCGACGCTGGATGATATCCAAAGTGCCTACCGGCGGCTGGCGCTAAAATGGCACCCGGACAAGAACCCAGGCAACAAGGACGTCGCAGAGTTTCGCTTCAAGGAGATATCAGAGGCCTACCAGGTCCTCTCAGATCCCTCGAAGCGGAAGTTTTACGACCTGTACGGTAACGGTGGCACCAGCGGCGAACGACCGTCAACATTCACCTTCCTAAATCCCACGCAATTGTTCTGCAAGTTTTTCGGCTCCTCTGATCCTTTCGGCGAACTGGTACGTGACGTGCATGCCGTTAGCAGCGGCGGAGGCGGCTACACTGGTCCCACTTTCACCACTAACACTTTTTCCTCGGAACAACCGAACATGGCCTTCCCCTTCAGCATGAACGTTGAGCATCTAACGCTCCATGCGCCCGTGCCCATTCCATGGGACACGCCGCTGACAGACATCTTCCAGCTTTATCGTAACAACTTTTCTCCACCCGCCGCGGAAACCGTCACAGAAGTCACCACTGTTCGCAACGTGGACGGAAAGTGGGTCGAGACCTGCACCATCAACAAGGACAACACAGCGGCCACCCTTTGCTACGAGGATGGCCAGCTCGTCTCGTGCACCGTAGAGCCACTGGTCGATCCGCACGCAAACGACGACGTTGAGGATATGCAGGCAGACCAAGAAGAAGCGGCAGTGCCTGAGATTCGACTCCCCAAACAGCTGGGTCCCTCCGACGACGAAGAGGGCTCCAGCACCGCTGCCTGA